AAATCTATCGAAAATTAATCTTAATCAATACTAATACAGTACGCtactcattttttatataaattcaaatgtTTGGTATATTATCTAGCTATTTTAGCTACTAGGTTATTTTTAGCATAATGGccaataattatatttgtattgtCAAATCTCTAATTAAAGTGGGTGAAGTCAGTAAGtatgttaataaattatatacttacAAGTATAAATTTTTGATGATTAATTTTTCACTGAAAAGTGAGATAAATAATATATCAGTTTCTgaataatatttcataaaaaaaaaaaatatatatatatatatatatatatatataagtgtcgaGAACAACATTGGGGGTTTTTTTTTACACCTATATACCattaaataaatctaaattCACATATTTGTTTgtcttataaattgttttctatCATAACTTCTTCTAATTTTTTACGTTTAATTAAAATAGATCCCATcacacatataaatttgaagaaTCTATTGTAGTTctgataatatatacatatatttgttGATActtgttattttcaaatataatgaaAATGTAACTACAGGTGTTCagaaaaaacttaatttaataaatcatacataatagtgaaagaggaaaaaaatggtaaatttgttttctataatttaCAACCAATATAAAAATGACTAGTATAATACTACCCTTATACATAAACATCtctttacataaaataaaattaaacttcctataatatatactagatttttcacccgcacatccgtgcaggtagattttcattttataaatatataacggaTACCATcgcaaaactttaaaatatatgatttacattttagtattatatattgtgtaaatatATAATGGTATTGGCTATGTTTCTTATtcaatattattaatgtataataatttgttttatatattttactttattattaattgttattatatattaatatattttcgagtttggtaaaataaattcatagtatgaaataaaaaaaattgagaatctccgtccttttttctaatttttacagactgaatacaatacatttaaaattttatttagttatactataaaactgatattttcttagcataatttatatttatatgctatttattttagtatattgtgggATTTTATGAGTAAAGACATTATAATAATGCTATATTATTAATTGTGAAATCAATCGctgcattaatttaaaaatattttaaaattttataaagattttgttaagttttttcaacctattttgttataaataaaaataaatttaaatttacagttaaaatttatttattaatacctatatatttaataagattttttagaaatgttatatattaaatagattaacttaaatagtcaaatagatgtaattaatgaaatagacctagtatgaatttttatggtatttcttttaataaagaatatatagaatataattataaaatttgaaaaatagcatatacttttttttataataaacttttatttatattaatgtataatattatatatcattaattacgaaattaatcaatggtattaatttaaataaaatattttaaattttaaaaagattttgttagatttttttctcaacgttttgttataactaaaaataaaattaaatttacagttaaaattgatttattaatatttttatatattgaataaattaatatacataattaaataaacataattaatgaaatagacCTCGTATTACTTTTTTATGGTAGATAAtaatggtacttctcttttaatagagaagatgtataatagtatatatcattaattacgaaattaatcaatggtattaatttaaataaaatattttaaattttaaaaaaattttgttaatttttttctcaatgttttgttataactaaaaataaaatttaaatttacagttaaaattgatttattattactatctttatttattgaatagattaatatacataattaaataaatgtaattaatgaaaTGGATTTAGTATGACttttttatggtagataaaaatggtacttctcttttaatagagaagatgtATATTTTGTCTCCAGCACATTGCCCTTGTTAAAACTGGtaaatttgttttctataatttaCAGCCAATATAAAATGACTTGTATAATACTACCTTTATACATGAACAtctctttaaataaaattaaattaaattaaactaattcctataatatatatgtatattccaTGAATATTTCCTGTCTCCAGCGCATTGTTAGAAATAGCATATTCGCTGTCATTATGTACCAGaatgtgaaaatataaatttgttaaaataacataaatataaagaCATCAGTATTGTCTtacgtaaaaaaatatatattcattaagatatttaaatatatagtgaTTATCAAACTTTCTAGAGACAAACCCTAAAACCGTCGGTTCACTGTATGCAGTACGATAGAATGAGCCGATTCAAGCCTTGCAACCTCGGGCTAAGCCgtcatctctcattttatataggGCAAACTTTATGATGATGATCGCATTTTATTGAGCTTAGACTACATCTAATATGGTGATGTGCTCATATAAtgacatcatatgaaaatatgagTTCATTGTCTCCCAAAACAAAGACTATGAGATATGCTCATCTATCACCTCAAAGACTATGGTccatataaaaattcaaaataaataccATACAGCATACATTTGTGCTTCTAATATATGATCGCATATGTTGTCTACTTACCACTTGATATCACCATATGGTTTCTTCACTCTTcctatcgttttttttttgtcagcatatAAATCAATCACACATGATGAGACTTATGAACCAACTCATGATGGCTGCGACAAAAAAACTGCATTTCGAATTTCAAAATCAAGGTTACAAACGGAGAGCTATCGCTGATCTATTTACAAACGCAACTTTCTACTTAAAAGTCGTGGCATGTTGAACATGTTGTGAGAGAGATGGCGATGATGAAGAGGAATGGAGGAAGAGGCAGACCACGGACATATCGTCCATTGCAATACctcgtctcttcttcttccaagcCCGAACCGCTTGCTCCACTAATCGCTTAGCCGCCTTAGGCCGCTCAGCGGTCGAAGAAACGATCTCTATAGCTTCTTGGTTTGTGATCACATCCCATATCTTTTatattcaaaccaaaaacaaaaaacaaattggtCAATAAATTTAACAATAAATAAACGAAATTAGGAGTGTCCAATCAGAATAAACCAATTCAATTCAAACCgatcaaaaatgtttatttgaaCCTAAACAAAAATCTGAAATAGGGTCTATTGCTgtctcaaatattttatttttatatatatctaaaagcaaaaaaaactgaaaattatattattttgaacttCAAAATCTATTTATTAAAACCACCGAAATGAAACTGTTCAAGCCGgttataataaatttgatttttacatgtagctattttatataaaaccaaaaactcaaaaccAAACAGTACTGAAATTAGAATGAGATGTTCGTAAATCgaataaataatattctaatttcattcttttcaaatgttttctTCTGTCTTACATTTGGCATTTTAAAACCCTTTAAAGTATTTTAAGTGTGTGTGGAATGTGAATGAATggttattgtttgtttgttttcacgGTTTACAGATACTTACCCCATCACTAGCCAAGATGATAAAGTGGTCTTTAGCAGAGATATGCCTTTGAGTGACTTCAGGGACCGAGACCAATCCATACTCTTTGATACAATAGTCTCCGAACGCTCTTGACATAGCCAAACCCGGTGCTTCTGTGTCTGGTTGCCATACACGATGGACTCCTGGCTCATCTTTCATACAGAAAACCCGCCCATTGCATCCGATAATTCTCTCCTTCTCCTCTATTATTTTCACACCAAACAAACACAAGAATCAAGATTCAAGAACGTACTAGAATAATATTCATATCTTTTTCAAGATCTAGTAAGGTAAAGTTCAAGAAGGATTGAGAGAACTAACGAGGCAGATTCGGTTTGAAATCAAGGGTGAGCTGAACAGCAACCAAGCTACCTTCATCCGAAGTCGTGGCTAGTACTGCTCGTGAATCGCCTACGTTTGATACATAAATAACATCACCCTACATACGGCAAGACACACCATTTGAtcaatgaacatatatataaatctcaAAAAATCTTATTAACAATTAGaaaccatatattttttaagtttttttatgaaGTTAAATTTATTGGATTTGAACATTTTTACTCGGAGTGATCACtaattgttttatgttttaccTGTCTGACAATGGTTATAGCGGTTGTGCCGCTGTTGTAAGAATCGATCTTGCGGTGATGTTCAAGCTCTTGATCAACCGATGCACATGTCTTTAGATATGAATGTTTCCATATGTCGAATCTCGAGAATTTTTTATTGGAGCCTTCAAGGTCTAGCTCGGGCTCTAGTAGTGCGGTTTGAGCAAGAGTCTTTTGCCAGTTGCATAGAAGCGACGAAGGCATTGAGTTTCTTACATGTTTGGCTACATAGTGACCCCATGGACCATGTCCATCGAATATTCCGCAGAATATCATGTCTTCTTGGCACCCAAATCCCTGATTACCAAAGATAAATTGTCAAAACGCTAAACATACTCAAAACGCGGTAAATAGCACAAAGGATATGAATCTAGAAGCTCCACCTAAAGGAACCGAGAAGTCTAACAAACAAACGCAAACgcagaaaatttttaaaacgggAAAAAGGTTAGTAGCGTTGTAATATACCTCCCAAACGATTGCACAGTCCTGGTTAACGCCTTTTTGGCCGCGTTTAGAGAAAACAGAGGCCGAGTTATTAGAACCTTCTGCATAAACGTAACCACATGATTTCAGAAtcatctcctttttttttgcatctttcaCCATCTCATCAGCAGCTTGCTTAGCGTCGCAAGTTCCATTGTTGTTCTTCACTTTCTTGATCGAAAAGGATCGAGCTAATCCACTAAACATGGACGAAAAATGTCCCATTCTTTAATTACACCAGATGATGAAAATATCAAGCAACAGTGAGTAAGATGATCTTGAAtctgttgaacaaaaaaaaagaacagagaGTTTTTAGATTATTGGATGAGAGTTTTAAGAGCTAGAGGGACATAATATAATGCCTAAAAGTattggagaaaaaaaatacCAAACAGAGGTTTAAACTTAAAAGGTACGAAGATGAGTCATAGTGCAGAGAATATAAAcgataagaaagaaaatatgcTTAAGTTAGCAGAATATTCATAAGTCTGACATGGAATTCCATTGAAACAAGCTTCTGAGATTATCAAATGGTTATCTTTTGAGATAAgttctatatataaatatgaatatgaatttGACTCTAAGGGAAATCAAGTTTCTCTTTATAGAAAACACATTTAGAGATATTTCTTAATAAGGAAATGAAAAACAAGTTGCAAGACTCCAAGATTCCCCCTCTTTTGCTTTTTCAGGGAAAtctaacaagaaaataaaaatctatcaCAGTCTCATAACTTTCTGAGCATGCTTTTGCTtaacatatatttaattatgaaaACCTAAAAGGCAAAATCCAACAACAGATTACTCTTCACCCTCTTTGTTTAAACATTCTTGATTCGTCACAGACCAGTCAGATTCAACTTAGATGTATAAAAGAGAGACAGAGATAGAAATATAGAGACCGTTGAGATGGCTCAGAGACGCCGTAGAGATGACGTATTGTCGGAAAAGCTGACGTAGCACCAAACGGAGAAGAAAAGTTAGCTAAGGAAGCGAGAGAGAGAAGAATTATCAGAATCCATTTAATGCTCCAAAGAGAAAGAAACACATTAAATGGAACAATCAAGAAAGATTATTtataaagttaatttttttttctggtacGGTGTTGTAATAGTTCCTTCTGTCATTTATCTTATGGTAAGAGAAGGACAAAGGCATGGACGACAATGTCTTTGGTCTTTTGTGGATGTCAGAAAATCAGAAAttcaataattatattatttttttaataatcataAACTCACCACGATATTtgtttcttatgttttaaaatcaaaattagttAATTAAGAACAAGTTGTAGAATATTTAAGTGTCGATTATCAGAAACAGAGACAACTACGAGATACGTTTATATCTTCTTCGAAAATTATACAATTAAATCCTCGATCATACCATTTTCGTTACAGgctttaaataatttaaaatggtGTTAAAACATGCTATTTGCATTTACATGATAATAAAATGAGATATTGTGTACATAATGGAATGAAATGGGTTAAGAGATGAATGCGCTCATATTGTTGCATCAAAAGTCAAATAAAGCAGATACAAACAACTAATAAAGTTCAGTAAATATCACAGTGACAAGGGTaacaaatcaatattttatatgaagaaaaaaacaaaaagtaaatgTTACCTGAAAAGCTCACTGTTTTTATGAATGAGCAAGATAATAAAGCAATCaaatagtatatgtaaattatatttagcATTACCTTAGGAAGAGACTGCCAACAGTTCCGTTGTGGTTATCTAACATCTTTTCGGACTGAAAACTATGCAGTTAATATACGTATAATATCAAAAAACAGTGtataaaaatcaatttaattGGCATAAAATTAGGTAAGCGGGAGGCATAAAAGAAATATGGTCAAGCGACGAAAGATAATAAAATTCGAAGGTTGGGGAATCTATTAGATATATATGATTGATACTACTACTTTATTTGGCATTGCGTCATATGATTATCGTGGTAACAATATGTCTGTATGTCAACGACATCGATCTCAAGTAAAATATACACATATTTGTTTAAATGTGAATATTTAAAGAGCATAGTTGCTGTATTATATacgtataaataaataaaatatatcaataaatttcttaaccaaaagatATTTAGGTCAATATCGAAACTAACTATAAAGCTTACAACTTTAATAGAAGAAGAGGTCAAatgataaaaatacaaaattttaaattacacTCTAGAGAATAATTTATGTAAGCGTTCCGGCTTTAGATTATTTTGGCAACGGGTTTTGACGACCGGCCAAACAAGATGGGTAGAAAAAGCATGAAAATGACAGAAATGACTTGACAATAATGCTCTCTCAAGCTTTTGATAAAGTCCAGTAAAAGGCAGTGCACTGATTGTTATTTGCCTTGGCCCTTGACTCAAATATTGATAATTAGTTCCATCATTAGTAAACGTAGTGGTGTGCATTTGGGTATCCATTCATGTTTGGTTTGAGTCTATTCGGTTTCAGATTTTTGGGATCAAAGATTTTAGTTCCATTtggatatttctaaatttcggttcgagttcggatctttgcgggttcggttcagattcaaataacccatttaaattatttttaaaattttaaaatttattatatacttaaatttcttaaaatctataaataaaataatatattgcatataaatttgaataacatatgtcaaaatacctaaacttaacatataaattagtttggtttgaatattttgatagagaatcaatagatattttaagtatttttggtgttttgagtatattttagctattttagacatttacttttgactatttgtatatatttttaagtattttagacaacttaaaaatatcttacatattttggatggtttttaatatacattagatctaaaaataattaatatatttaggtatataaatctatttcggatactcgaaatattttggttcggatcaggttcggtttcggttctctagataccaaaattttaaattcgtttggatatttaatcaattttaattcGGATCCGCTATTACTTTTTCGGAttggattcggttcggttttttggaTTCGATTATTTTGGTCAGCCCAAAGTAAACGTTCGTATAATTCCATTTCAAAATGTTTCTATGTTTTTTGTGTTGTCTACCGAGTGTATATGACGCATCAGTATAAGAAATGTTCTAGTTTAAAATCCTCTATTTTATTTACGCATAAGATATCAAATTGAAAGGCACAAATGCTTAATACAGTTCAGTTCACGATGAAATAAGATAACAATAATATACTAGTTTAGTAATCCTCTTTCTGTTTCACAAAAATACTGtagatgttttagaaaaaatatttattttacaaaaatagatattttatgttttcaatgaaaatttataaatttcaaaaaaaataattgcttttattaaaatactattggttaaaagttattaaaaactaaaaaattataaaaaatgatacatttattatagtgatttaatgtgttttttaatATACCTGAAAATGTTAGAAAAATTATCTTCATAGGAGTAGTTAATTTCATCATGCACGTTACATGTGTAGTTAGCAAGTCATATCTTCTATTGAGAAAATATTCTTGGAAGACCAAATGTATaatgaaaaagaaacacaagtTGAGCAttcaaaatacatataaagTACGTACGTCGTAGCTATACACGTTTAACATAAGCATTTTAAAGTATGAATAAACAGTTTTTATAATGTGTACTATAAACAATGACATGTGAGTATGGtccatatatgatatatgtaaaaactaattaaaaactttaattttttaaaaaagaattatataGGTGCATGcatatgtaaataataaatagagATCGATTGAGATCCTGTGTGTACTATACGAAATAAACAGCTCACGATAAAAGGGATGATTGGTCTGGTTCGATTCGCTAGCTTATACATTCTTAACATTGACCGTATTCCGGTTCGATCTAGATATTTTAAGTAATCAGTTTACAGCCAGTGAACCGGATCGATAACCGTAGCATGTCAGGTCGCAATAATCAGACGCCGTGACGAAACTGGACACGAACCTTCGAGTTTCACATTGGTCGAGGGAACAGTCAGTGGGACCCAATTTACGGGGACTGTGTCTGACCGCTTGTGACGGTAGTCTTTTGGGCGGGACCCATCACGCataagaaaacaacaaacactgaTTTTCTGTATTGGTTCGTTGGATGAATCCCCAATATGTCGGCAACAATCATGCACACAAAatctttttctctgttttcatttatttttattattgttttggtaaattttttaattatttttggacttgagaagcaaaaattatgaagttttatggTAAGCACAGCCAGGttggatatttatttatttattttttgttgagAAGAGGATATTCAAATTCAAACCACAAGAATAAACGTTCGTTATGTTCTGTTCGCTAACGCTGACGACCAATTACACTTTTGCCATCGGAAATGCAACGCCGGTGAGACAACATGAACTTACATTATCAGTAACAGTGGCAAGAATCATTAACTAAGTCTAACGCTAGAAATATCAGTGGCCGCATCTTTCCCTTTGTCAGTCGTTGCAGCAAGCTtcaataattaaatttgttttcaaaatcgTTAATCCTGACTCCGCCGAAGTGTTATTTTTTATgtaatctaatatatataatagattacAATAGCCATGTTCTTTTCATAACCGCTGCGATTAGCGGTAGGAGCAAAAAATAACACTTCGGCGGAGTCAGGATTAATAactttatgtttcttttctcTAGTGTGCTGTGTATTTGAAAACAGTAACATACTAAAATAGACCAGAAGATATTCGATTTGTAGAACTAAAACGTTTTTccatttaagcaaaaaaaaaactaaaacgtCTACCCACTAGATCTAAAATAAGAACATACGTGGTAATGAGTCATATGAGGAGCTATGCATGCACACGTGACGAGAGAAACATAGACTCACCACTACAGTAGAAGACTTTTAGAGTGAATTCTTCCCATTTTGAAAGGGAAGTTCTAATTTCGGCAACCGAACCTAGTCGAGAACCAACCACATGATGAGTTAGGTCCTCACGGGGTCCACACGCGAGCCCAAACCTTTGGATAAAAGTTTACATTCTACGGTCAACACGTGTTGTCGACAATTGACAAATAATTCACTTGTGTGGTGGTGGATTTTCCGTGTTTGTGCACCCACCGTAGCAATAAGAACGTGTCACGTGTGGAAACGGTGTATCATAATAATGTACTAGCTAGGGCAAAAAAGCCCTTGGGCATATGAAGCCCATGACTATACAACCATACTAAACATGAAGTTGTGTTCCAGCATGGAAAAACACACATATTCAGAACAAAGTTTCTTGAGAATTCTCTACAATGATGTATGTCACACCAATTCAATTTCATGTCATATCACCAGGCCCGTTCCTCCCTTAAGGCAGCTAAAGCACAAggctacataattttttttaaaaaaataggcCACATCTTAAATTTTGTATACAagcttttttcatttatttgagTTGATATTAATAGCAAAACTGCATGATCGAGTTTCAATTTTCTAATGTTATAACTATCAAAATgacattaaaagaaaatttaacttacttaacaaaaaaaaacaaaaaaaattctatgaaGGCCATATTTTTTTGAACTGCTTTAAGCCACATAATTGTTTGGGACGGCACTGCATATCACCTCCAGATTCTCTAGATTTACCACTGAACCCGGCAATTCGCATCTCCAACATTTCCTCATCGAGAtcttcttcaacttcttctgCAGCTTCCCAATCTCTAAAGGCAGCTTTCTCAACCCCGTGCAATCAGAAATATCCAGAAACCGCAAATTTCTGAGTTCGCTAGTCGTTTCAGGCAGCTCGCAGAGATTAAAACAAGAAGCCAGCCTCAACACTTCTAGTTTACTCAAGTTGTCTATATCATTTGGAAGTCTAGAAAGCTTGTAACAGTTCGTGACGCTCAGTTTCTTCAACGAAACAACTTGAGATACCCAATACGGCACCTCATCGAGGTCGTAGCAATAGTCTATCTCAATCTCCTGTAAGCTAGGAAGAGCTTTAGAGATATCGATATCTACACATTCATAGAAAACCTCATGGAAACTACACATAACAAAAGATATCTTCTGGAGACTGCCGAGTCGCAATTGGGGAAGGTCCAGCAAAGTAACTGAAGCTTTCTCCAATCTGATACGTTTCAGGTTTGGTAATGAGCCGAGACACGCGAAGTTTGTTATCTTTGCAAGGGAAACACCGTGGTTTGTGATGGTCAAAACCTTTAGCTTCTTCATTCCAGCAATGATGCTTGGTAATGCATAGTCTGATGAAGAAAGATTTAGTATTAAAGCCTCAACGTTGGGGCAATCCATTTCAACCCAACTCGATGAGAACAAATCATCTGTAACCAAAATAGAAAGACCAAACATAGTATGTAAGAAAGTCATACCTCTAGAAACAGTAGAGAAAGTGTTAAAGctctaaaaattatttgaatctctATGCACCAATAAGAAGTCAAATTCGTCTGGCAGGACGAAAGATGTTTTTTAAAGAGAAAAGGAATATAGTATTTTGGGTAGTATAAATGTAAGTTTAAGGGATTGTAAATATTAATTCACATAATCAATATACAAATTCTAAACGGGTATATGACTCgatcatattttgtttttcttaacctctttttttgcttttttcaaAGTTAATGGGCGCTTGTTCACAACAGAAAGTCCAAGTTATATTGttaggaacaaaaaaaaagaggaccCTGAAAGATTACCTGTGGAGATAGACAAGAGACGAGCATTAATAGGCTGCCTTAGATTCGAATACCAGTCTGGAAATATGTTCTTTATGATCTTCAAATGGAGTCTTTTTGTTTCCAAGATTGATTCCAATCGGCTTTGATGGATAGCCAGCTCCCTCAGGACATCATGTTGAGTGACTAAGATCCCATTGTAGAATCCATCTTCCTGCTCATTTTTCCTGGTAAGTAGTACATAAACAAGTTC
The Brassica napus cultivar Da-Ae unplaced genomic scaffold, Da-Ae ScsIHWf_2397;HRSCAF=3098, whole genome shotgun sequence DNA segment above includes these coding regions:
- the LOC125574788 gene encoding probable protein phosphatase 2C 73, whose protein sequence is MGHFSSMFSGLARSFSIKKVKNNNGTCDAKQAADEMVKDAKKKEMILKSCGYVYAEGSNNSASVFSKRGQKGVNQDCAIVWEGFGCQEDMIFCGIFDGHGPWGHYVAKHVRNSMPSSLLCNWQKTLAQTALLEPELDLEGSNKKFSRFDIWKHSYLKTCASVDQELEHHRKIDSYNSGTTAITIVRQGDVIYVSNVGDSRAVLATTSDEGSLVAVQLTLDFKPNLPQEKERIIGCNGRVFCMKDEPGVHRVWQPDTEAPGLAMSRAFGDYCIKEYGLVSVPEVTQRHISAKDHFIILASDGIWDVITNQEAIEIVSSTAERPKAAKRLVEQAVRAWKKKRRGIAMDDMSVVCLFLHSSSSSPSLSQHVQHATTFK